A genomic window from Amia ocellicauda isolate fAmiCal2 chromosome 15, fAmiCal2.hap1, whole genome shotgun sequence includes:
- the dld gene encoding dihydrolipoyl dehydrogenase, mitochondrial, which translates to MQSWNRVYRTLATRSSHLPHRLQGATAVSVRTYADKAQLDADVTVVGSGPGGYVAAIKAAQLGFKTVCVEKNETLGGTCLNVGCIPSKALLNNSYLYHMAHGKDFASRGIDITGIQLNLEKMMEQKSGAVKALTGGIAHLFKQNKVTHVQGFGKITGKNQVTATASDGTEQVINSKNILIATGSEVTPFPGIEIDEDTVVSSTGALSLKKVPEKLIVIGAGVIGVELGSVWQRLGSQVTAVEFLAHVGGMGIDMEISKNFQRILQKQGLKFKLGTKVTAATRRADGQIDVLVEAAAGGKNEVLTCDVLLVCIGRRPFSQNLGLENVGIELDTRGRIPVNNRFQTKVPSIYAIGDVVAGPMLAHKAEDEGIICVEGMAGGAVHIDYNCVPSVIYTHPEVAWVGKTEEQLKEEGVPYKVGKFPFAANSRAKTNADTDGMVKILSHKDTDRMLGAHILGSGAGEMINEATLALEYGASCEDVARVCHAHPTVSEAFREANLAASFGKAINF; encoded by the exons ATGCAGAGCTGGAACCGGGTGTATCGCACTTTAGCGACG CGGAGCAGCCATCTCCCACACAGACTGCAAGGAGCAACAGCCGTGTCAGTGAGAACGTATGCAGACAAAGCACAGT TGGACGCAGATGTCACTGTAGTCGGATCGGGACCCGGAGGATACGTGGCCGCCATTAAAGCAGCCCAGCTTGGGTTCAAG ACAGTATGTGTGGAGAAGAACGAAACTCTCGGGGGAACCTGCTTGAACGTGGGCTGCATCCCTTCGAAG GCTTTGCTAAACAACTCTTATCTGTACCATATGGCCCATGGAAAAGACTTTGCCAGCAGGGGCATTGACA TCACAGGAATCCAGCTCAACCTGGAGAAGATGATGGAGCAGAAGAGTGGGGCTGTCAAGGCCTTGACCGGGGGCATCGCTCATTTATTTAAGCAGAACAAG gtCACACACGTCCAAGGGTTCGGGAAGATAACGGGCAAGAACCAGGTCACCGCCACAGCCAGCGATGGTACGGAGCAGGTGATCAACTCCAAGAACATCTTGATCGCTACAGGATCGGAGGTCACCCCCTTCCCTGGAATTGAG ATAGATGAGGACACTGTCGTCTCCTCCACCGGCGCTCTATCTCTGAAAAAAGTCCCAGAGAAGCTGATTGTCATCGGAGCTGGAGTCATCGGTGTGGAGCTG GGTTCGGTGTGGCAGCGCCTGGGGTCGCAGGTGACGGCGGTGGAGTTCCTGGCCCACGTCGGGGGGATGGGCATCGACATGGAGATCTCCAAGAACTTCCAGCGCATTCTGCAGAAGCAGGGGCTCAAGTTCAAACTGGGCACCAAGGTCACGGCAGCGACCCGAAGGGCGGACGGCCAGATAGACGTGTT AGTGGAAGCGGCTGCCGGCGGGAAGAACGAGGTGCTGACTTGTGACGTGCTGCTGGTGTGCATCGGGCGCCGACCCTTCTCCCAGAACCTGGGCCTGGAGAACGTGGGCATCGAGCTGGACACCCGGGGCAGAATCCCAGTCAACAACCGCTTCCAGACAAAGGTCCCAAG CATATACGCCATCGGGGACGTGGTGGCCGGGCCCATGCTGGCTCACAAGGCCGAGGATGAGGGGATCATCTGCGTGGAGGGAATGGCAGGGGGGGCCGTCCACATCGACTACAACTGTGTGCCCTCGGTCATCTACACACATCCGGAGGTCGCCTGGGTGGGAAAGACCGAGGAGCAGCTGAAGGAAGAG GGTGTGCCATACAAAGTTGGAAAATTCCCATTTGCGGCGAACAGCCGAGCAAAGACCAACGCCGACACAGACGGCATGGTGAAGATCTTGAGTCACAAAGACACCGACAGGATGCTGGGAGCGCACATTCTGGGATCG GGCGCTGGTGAAATGATCAACGAAGCGACGTTAGCGCTGGAATACGGAGCGTCCTGTGAAGACGTGGCCCGGGTGTGCCACGCTCATCCG ACCGTTTCGGAGGCCTTCAGAGAAGCAAATCTGGCCGCCTcatttggaaaagcaattaactTTTAA